The genomic stretch GAGACTTTAAAATCTTACATTTGTGAAACAAAATTTCAAAAGAAATGATGAAATCGGTCTGAGCTTTGAAAATTCAAAATTTTAATTGAGTAAAACGATTTCATCGGACAAAAAATATAGATTTAGGTATGAAAACAATTAATGATTTCAATTTTAAAGACAAGAAAGCTCTGGTAAGAGTAGATTTTAATGTTCCGCAGGACGATCAGTTGAAAGTAACTGATAATACCAGAATTGTTGCTGTAAAACCTACAGTTGATAAAATTCTTAAAGATGGCGGTTCCGTGATTTTAATGGCTCACTTGGGAAGACCGAAAGGAGAAGTGAAAGATGAGTTTTCTTTAAAACATATTGTAGATGAAGTATCTAATGTATTGGGTAAGGAAGTAAAATTTGTTGATGAATGTGTAGGAGAGAAAGCTGAGCAAGCTGCTTCTGAGCTGAACGCCGGAGAAATTCTTTTATTAGAGAATTTGCGTTTTCATAATGAGGAAGAAAAGGGTGATGAAGCTTTTGCTGAAAAGCTTTCTAAGTTAGGTGATGCTTATGTGAATGATGCATTTGGTACTGCTCACAGAGCACATGCTTCAACGGCTGTTATCGCTAAATTTTTTACGTCAACTAAATTTTTCGGTTTACTTATGGCTAAAGAGCTTCAGGCAATCGATCGAGTTTTAAAAAGTGGTGAAAAGCCTATTACAGCTATACTTGGAGGATCTAAAGTTTCAACTAAAATTACCATTATAGAAAATATTCTACCTGCAGTTGATAATTTAATTATTGGTGGAGGTATGGCTTTTACTTTCATTAAAGCTCTTGGCGGTAAAATTGGTACTTCATTAGTAGAAGAAGATAAATTACCTTTGGCTCTGGAAATTTTAGGAAAAGCAAAAGAACATAATGTAAAAGTATATCTTCCTTCAGATACCATTATTGCTGAAAGTTTCAGTAATGATGCTGATAAAAAAGAAGTTGATATCTACGAAATTCCTGAAGGATGGATGGGATTGGATGCTGGTCCGAAATCAAGAGATCAATTCAATGATGTTTTATTAAATTCCAGAACAATTCTTTGGAACGGCCCGATCGGAGTTTTTGAAATGTCTAATTTTTCAGCTGGGACTATAGCTTTAGGTGATAGTATTGCAGAAGCTACAAAATTAGGTGCTTTCTCTTTAGTTGGAGGTGGAGATAGCGTGGCTTTTGTTAAACAATTCGGTTATGGTGAAAAAGTTAGTTACGTTTCTACCGGCGGTGGGGCAATGCTAGAAAGTTTAGAAGGATTGGAACTTCCTGGAGTTGCTGCTATCAATAACTAAACAATAAAAATATATTGAAAGTCTGCTAAATATTAGCAGACTTTTTTCTTAATTCAGTTAAATACTCTTGATTTCTCTGTTATATAAATATTTTTAGCTGTTTGATTTGTATAGGAGATAATTTCCTTCAAAGTTTTAATACTTTCCCTATCTGTTATATTGTATTCTTATCAATTAAAAATAATACAGGCGATTCTCAGAGCCTTTATTTTAAATTACAGATATACTTACTTTCTTAAATTTTTTTAATCTCTCCCAAAAATGAAAATAATAATATTTGTATAATTTTTTACTTTTATTTTTCTATTCCTTTTACTGCATAATTCTTAATCAAAAAAAATATAAGGGATTCTCATGCGGTTAGTTTAGTTCTAAACATATTTTCTTTTTGTACTGAAAAATAGCAATACTAACATTTAACTAATATTTTTTATTATTATAATCTTTTTTAAAAGTCAGATTTAGAATAGAAAATATAACTACAAGTCAGAGTGGGGTAGTATCAGATAAAATTAAAAAAACTCGAAATTTTGTTTCGAGTTTTTTAATTTTTTTGTAAAAATGGTAAAAATTGACCTTTAGAAATAGGGCAAAAATCGATTTTCTACTTTTTTTCGATAATGTAGATCATACTTGAAAATTCGTTTGAAAAAAGGGCTTTTACGTTAGAAATCGTTCCGTAGAGCAATGCTTTTAGCCAAAATAAGGGTGATTTTTTATACTTTTCGCTCAACATTGAGATGTAGTAAGAATCCAAAACCAAAGGTTTGATTTTTCTTATTCTCCAATTTGGTTTCTTTGCAATAAGATTTTCCATTCCATTTTTAGAGAAATGAAAGATGTGTCTTGGCACATCATACGCTGCCCAAAATTCCTTATAATGTTTTGCATCGTACGAAGTAGGATTGGGAACGGCAATAATAAGTAAACCTTTTTCTTTTAATTTTTTATTGAAAATTTCAAGCATCTCATCTTGATTTTCCACGTGCTCGAATACATGCCAAAGTGTAATTGCGTCTAGACTGTAATCTTTAATCGCATTGATATCATCTACAATTGTAGCTTTTGAAATTTTATTATTGACAGCTTTTCTAGCATCTGAATTAGGTTCAAATCCGAAAGTTATAAAATCGTTTTCTATATATTTTACAAATTCTCCGGCGCCACATCCATAATCTAATACTCTTGAATTCTTCTCGATTCTATCTAAGAGAATTGTTTTTTTGTACTGTAAATTGAAAGACTGCAAAAATTTATAAAGCTTTTCTTTCAAACTTCCCGAATCCTGATGATGAGAAATATAATCTTCACTTTCGTAATATTTAGAAATATTGGATGGAATAGGGGTAGTTTTAAAAACACCTTTCGTTTCTGTTTCTTTAATTTCAAATATTTCCTGAGAAAGAAAATGATCTTTTATTTTCATTGAATTTTTGTTTTAAATTAAAAATTAAGATTCATCAACTTAAATAAGTTCACAAATACCTTAATTTTTGACTTTATTTCGTCTATGTTTCACGTGAAACATTACCTGTTTAACGTCCTAAATAGACCAGTAAAACGTTTATATCGGCGGGTGAAACACCGCTTATTCTTCCAGCTTGAGCTACGGTTTTTGGTCTTACATTATTCATTTTCTGCTTTGCTTCGGCAGATAAACTTGATATTTTTAGGTAATCAAAATCTTCAGGAATCTTTACATTTTCTAATCGATTCAGCTTCGCAACGTTCTCTTTTTCTTTTTCTATATAGCCTTTGTACTTTATATTTACTTCTGCCTGCTCTCTTACTTCATCACTATATTTTGAGGAAACTTCTTTAATTGCATCAATTTCTTCAAGTTTTTCAAGAGTGATATTCGGTCTTGTAAGGAATTGTGACGCTCTGTAAGCCTGATCTACTGGGTTACTTTCAATACTTTCAAGAATAGGATTGATGATTCCCGGCTTTAAAGATGTTTCTCGTAAAAAGGTTTCAAGTTCCTGACTTTTAGCTATTTTCTCTTCAACTCTTGTTAATCTTTCTTCTTTTGCCAGACCTAATTGATATGCTTTTTCAGTAAGTCTAATATCCGCATTATCCTGTCTTAGAAGAAGTCTATATTCAGCTCTTGAAGTAAACATTCTATAAGGTTCTTCAGTGCCTTTGGTGATCAGATCATCGATTAAAACGCCAATATACGCTTCGTCTCTATTAAGAATAAACTCATCTTTTTCATGAACTTTATTATGAGCATTTATACCAGCCATTAAGCCTTGTCCAGCAGCTTCTTCATAACCGGTTGTACCATTTATTTGTCCAGCGAAGTATAAATTATCTACCAATTTTGTTTCTAAAGTATGCTTTAATTGAGTAGGAGGGAAGTAGTCATATTCAATAGCATAGCCTGGTCTGAATACTTTTACATTTTCAAATCCTGGAATATGTTTCATCGCTTTAATCTGAACATCCTCTGGAAGAGACGAACTAAAGCCGTTTACGTAGATTTCAACAGTTTTCCAGCCTTCAGGTTCTACAAAGAGTTGATGTCTGTTTCTTT from Chryseobacterium indoltheticum encodes the following:
- a CDS encoding phosphoglycerate kinase, which translates into the protein MKTINDFNFKDKKALVRVDFNVPQDDQLKVTDNTRIVAVKPTVDKILKDGGSVILMAHLGRPKGEVKDEFSLKHIVDEVSNVLGKEVKFVDECVGEKAEQAASELNAGEILLLENLRFHNEEEKGDEAFAEKLSKLGDAYVNDAFGTAHRAHASTAVIAKFFTSTKFFGLLMAKELQAIDRVLKSGEKPITAILGGSKVSTKITIIENILPAVDNLIIGGGMAFTFIKALGGKIGTSLVEEDKLPLALEILGKAKEHNVKVYLPSDTIIAESFSNDADKKEVDIYEIPEGWMGLDAGPKSRDQFNDVLLNSRTILWNGPIGVFEMSNFSAGTIALGDSIAEATKLGAFSLVGGGDSVAFVKQFGYGEKVSYVSTGGGAMLESLEGLELPGVAAINN
- the mnmG gene encoding tRNA uridine-5-carboxymethylaminomethyl(34) synthesis enzyme MnmG — protein: MISEIYDVIVVGAGHAGCEAAAAAANLGSKTLLVTMNMQTIGQMSCNPAMGGIAKGQIVREIDAMGGYSGIIADKSAIQFKMLNLSKGPAMWSPRTQNDRMLFAEEWRYALENTPNLDFFQDMVKSLIIENNKAVGVVTSLGIEIRSKSVVLTNGTFLNGLIHVGDKQLGGGRMGEPRAFGITEQLVSLGFEAGRMKTGTPPRVDGRSLDYSKMEEQKGDQNPQKFSYLDTPKLTKQLSCHIVYTNKAVHDILREGFDRSPMFNGTIQSLGPRYCPSIEDKINRFAERNRHQLFVEPEGWKTVEIYVNGFSSSLPEDVQIKAMKHIPGFENVKVFRPGYAIEYDYFPPTQLKHTLETKLVDNLYFAGQINGTTGYEEAAGQGLMAGINAHNKVHEKDEFILNRDEAYIGVLIDDLITKGTEEPYRMFTSRAEYRLLLRQDNADIRLTEKAYQLGLAKEERLTRVEEKIAKSQELETFLRETSLKPGIINPILESIESNPVDQAYRASQFLTRPNITLEKLEEIDAIKEVSSKYSDEVREQAEVNIKYKGYIEKEKENVAKLNRLENVKIPEDFDYLKISSLSAEAKQKMNNVRPKTVAQAGRISGVSPADINVLLVYLGR
- a CDS encoding class I SAM-dependent methyltransferase, with product MKIKDHFLSQEIFEIKETETKGVFKTTPIPSNISKYYESEDYISHHQDSGSLKEKLYKFLQSFNLQYKKTILLDRIEKNSRVLDYGCGAGEFVKYIENDFITFGFEPNSDARKAVNNKISKATIVDDINAIKDYSLDAITLWHVFEHVENQDEMLEIFNKKLKEKGLLIIAVPNPTSYDAKHYKEFWAAYDVPRHIFHFSKNGMENLIAKKPNWRIRKIKPLVLDSYYISMLSEKYKKSPLFWLKALLYGTISNVKALFSNEFSSMIYIIEKK